The following proteins are encoded in a genomic region of Arachis stenosperma cultivar V10309 chromosome 4, arast.V10309.gnm1.PFL2, whole genome shotgun sequence:
- the LOC130974482 gene encoding uncharacterized protein LOC130974482, whose amino-acid sequence MASEESFVVLVHHRGSIKRKTRSGVKFTDKDPLCIDVNPTIRYDDLVRSVLMKLGLEGAKRVKKFFYRIPVSILHDTVKYDCLTIGSDEDLQVMFLCWRQFPEVRTPELLAKLVDVVSSSGGSNRNTTNVATAAGSSSRAAVASSSVPVYEPAVQLVASPSFAVDLNDGVGDEVGSFDILPNALQGVPLVGVGDGVLGNAEEDDVEPDTIEDDSGDEVGVNGPALAGGGSSSGTQQYPPHFSSLDLNTMRHEGVLGHAVGFGARDAEGTAGLTEFQVGQQFQDKDEALLSVKTYSIRRGVQYKVVESDHRRYVGKCSEFRNGCTWLIRLSLRKRKGIWEVKRYNGPHTCLATSISSDHRSLDYHVISAFIMPMVRADASVSIKVLLNATAAHFGFRPTYRRVWMAKQKAIALIYGDWDESYNDIPRWVLGVQLTMPGSVAVLKTSPVRVGGQVDESQAYFHRLF is encoded by the coding sequence atggctagtgaggagagttttgTTGTTCTGGTTCACCACAGAGGATCCATTAAGAGAAAAACTCGTTCCGGAGTGAAGTTCACAGATAAGGATCCTCTCTGTATTGACGTGAATCCAACGATAAGGTATGATGACCTTGTTAGATCTGTGCTGATGAAACTTGGCCTGGAAGGTGCGAAGCGGGTTAAGAAGTTTTTCTATCGCATTCCAGTCTCGATCCTGCACGATACGGTGAAGTATGATTGTCTCACGATTGGTAGTGATGAGGACCTGCAAGTCATGTTTCTTTGTTGGAGGCAGTTTCCGGAGGTGAGGACACCAGAATTGCTCGCAAAGCTGGTTGATGTGGTATCCAGCTCAGGGGGTTCGAACCGGAATACCACCAATGTAGCCACGGCAGCTGGTTCCAGTTCCAGGGCTGCCGTGGCTTCTTCCTCCGTCCCAGTGTACGAGCCAGCGGTCCAACTTGTCGCCTCCCCGTCTTTTGCTGTTGATCTGAATGACGGCGTAGGCGACGAGGTAGGATCCTTTGATATTCTGCCGAATGCCTTACAGGGCGTTCCACTGGTTGGCGTCGGAGACGGAGTCTTGGGTAATGCAGAGGAGGACGACGTCGAGCCGGATACGATTGAGGATGACAGCGGCGACGAGGTTGGAGTGAATGGGCCTGCATTGGCGGGCGGTGGTTCTAGCTCTGGCACACAGCAGTATCCACCACATTTTTCCTCGTTGGACCTGAACACCATGAGGCATGAGGGGGTTTTAGGGCACGCTGTTGGATTCGGAGCTAGAGATGCGGAAGGGACTGCTGGTCTGACAGAGTTCCAGGTTGGTCAGCAATTCCAGGATAAAGATGAGGCCCTGTTAAGTGTGAAGACTTACAGCATCCGGCGAGGGGTACAGTACAAGGTGGTGGAGTCCGATCACCGCCGGTATGTGGGCAAGTGTTCCGAGTTTAGGAATGGGTGCACATGGTTGATTCGACTGAGTCTCCGGAAGCGCAAGGGCATTTGGGAGGTCAAACGGTACAATGGACCTCACACTTGCCTGGCCACATCCATCTCGAGTGACCACAGGAGTTTGGATTATCATGTGATTTCGGCGTTCATTATGCCAATGGTTAGGGCTGACGCATCCGTGAGCATAAAGGTGCTCCTGAACGCCACGGCAGCGCACTTTGGTTTTAGGCCGACTTACCGGAGGGTTTGGATGGCAAAGCAGAAGGCTATTGCCCTCATCTACGGTGACTGGGATGAGTCATACAACGACATACCTAGGTGGGTGTTGGGTGTCCAGCTGACGATGCCTGGTAGTGTTGCGGTCCTTAAGACGAGCCCGGTTCGAGTTGGAGGACAGGTGGACGAGTCTCAAGCGTACTTCCACAGACTTTTCTAG